In Galactobacillus timonensis, the genomic window ACAACGGAACCGGCAAAAAGAAGTGGTACCTCATCTATGCCATGTCTGACGAAACGTTTGCTATGAATTACAGCGCTGTCATTCCGGACAATGTCGATCGCGGCTGGTTCTACTTTTGGGTCACCTTTCTTGATCAGATGTACTGGGTCATCGGCTGTGCGATCGGCGGCCTTGCCGGCTCCCTTCTGACACTTAACACCAAGGGCATCGACTTTGTCATGAATGCTATGTTCCTGGTGATTGCCCTTAATAGTATTGAAAAGGTGCCGGCCCGCATCCCGGCTTTGCTGGGGCTGGGCTGCTCGCTTCTTGCCCTGGCACTGTTTGGGCCCAACCGTTTTCTGATACCGGCCATGATTCTGATTCTCATCGCTCTCATGATTTACCGGCCATTTGAACAAAGGAGCCAGCAATGACAAGTCAGCAGA contains:
- a CDS encoding AzlC family ABC transporter permease; amino-acid sequence: MNKIQTAFKAALPHTLPILTGYLFISIAYGIYMNAAGLPGWYAIVTSICIYGGSLEYLVVWFLKSSWSPVTVLLTALMVQARHLFYGISMLQKYNGTGKKKWYLIYAMSDETFAMNYSAVIPDNVDRGWFYFWVTFLDQMYWVIGCAIGGLAGSLLTLNTKGIDFVMNAMFLVIALNSIEKVPARIPALLGLGCSLLALALFGPNRFLIPAMILILIALMIYRPFEQRSQQ